One segment of Platichthys flesus chromosome 15, fPlaFle2.1, whole genome shotgun sequence DNA contains the following:
- the taf1 gene encoding transcription initiation factor TFIID subunit 1 isoform X2 gives MSDSDSDEDQDRPFSITGFLFGNINEDGQLEDDSVLDNESKKHLAGLGTLGLGSLITDITAEEDDDQEENRDPDSVDEEGWVKSTEDAVDYSDITEVAEDETRKYRQAMGSLQPCRQTDDEDDYDADCEDIDSKLMPPPPPPSLAAAAKKDEPSPQTAIVGEEGDGIILPSIIAPSSTADKVDFSSSSDSESETDRPCQESGDGGSPDRLTLPLAGIMQKDAAKALPGVTELFPEFRPGKVLRFLRLFGPGKSMPSVWRSARRKKKRKHRDHQPGTPPPEGEPTEQSQEKKSGWIYEYANAPPPEQCLSDDEITMMAPVESKFSQTCGDGDKETESRPKVAEWRYGPAQLWYDMLGVPEDGSYFNYGFKLKEKQSSEPQKQDTPKEISEPSQEFQRQEDDNDDNDDQEKNRADPENELFLMVTQLQWEDDIIWNGEDIKHKGTKTQRASLAGWLPSSMTRNANAYNAQQGLTRSNSQLVPPLPPPMPKVSSISGSKREKNSHDIHAFHEDDCPWFSIFPIDNEELVYGRWEDNIIWDDQEMDYLLSPPVLTLDPNDENIILEIPDEKEKTMSHSPSKENKKETAIKKSRILLGKTGVIKDEPQQNMSQPEVKDPWNLSNDEFYYPKQQGLRGTFGGNIIQHSIPALELRQPFFPTHMGPMKLRQFHRPALKKYSFGAVAQPGPHPVSALLKQIKKKAKMREQERQASGGGDMFFMRTPQDLTGKDGDLILAEYSEEYSPLIMQVGMATKIKNYYKRKPGKDPGAPDCKYGETVYCHTSPFLGSLHPGQLLQAFENNLFRAPIYLHKMPETDFLVLRTRHGYYIREIVDIIVVGQECPLFEVPGPNSKRANTHIRDFLQVFIYRLFWKSKDRPRRIRMEDIKKAFPSHSESSIRKRLKLCADFKRTGMDSNWWVLKPDFRLPTEEEIRAMVSPEQCCAYYSMLVAEQRLKDAGYGEKSFFAPEEENEEDFQMKIDDEVRTAPWNTTRAFISAMKGKCLLEVTGVADPTGCGEGFSYVKVPNKPTQQKDDKEPQPAKKTVTGTDADLRRLSLKNAKQLLRKFGVPEEEIKKLSRWEVIDVVRTMSTEQARSGEGPMSKFARGSRFSVAEHQERYKEECQRIFDLQNKVLESTEVLSTDTGSSSAEDSDFEEMGKNIENMLQNKKTSSQLSREREEQERKELQRMLMGEESDRDHKGRKERRKGLSSSLSTGSHKDDDTSSVTSLNSAATGRRLKIYRTFRDEDGKEYVRCETVRKASVIDAYTRIRTTKDDDFIKKFALFDEQHREEMRKERRRIQEQLRRLKRNQEKDKIKGPPEKKAKKVKERPDLKVKLKCGACGAIGHMRTNKFCPLYYQTNAPPSNPVAMTEEQEEELEKTVIHNDNEELIKVEGTKIVLGKQLIESADEVRRKSLVLKFPKQQLPPKKKRRVGSAVHCDYLNKPHKAIHRRRTDPMVTLSSVLESVINDMRDHPSTYPFHTPVNAKVVKDYYKIITRPMDLQTLRENVRKRMYPSRDEFREAVELVVKNSATYNGAKHPITQVAQSMLDLCDTKLKEKEDRLVRLEKAINPLLDDDDQVAFSFILDNIVTQKMMVVLDSWPFHHPVNKKFVPDYYKVIVTPMDLETVRKYISKHKYQNRESFLSDVSLIHANSIKYNGAESPYTNTALEIVNVCKQTLAEYDEHLTQLEKDISTAKEAALDAADLECLDPMTPGPYTPQGRHMRRPGEEESDVDIEGFEEEDDGKPKTPAPAEDAEGDLEDEDDDEDMLLDPRRRLHDHEHEEEYEDDEGEDGRSNRPAQASVLYQDLLMSDGEDDASEEEGDNPFSSIQLSESGSDSDREVDVRPAPPRRAQDTARMGMEQEESMMSYDGDGPDVPHMEDSNVSFGSYEETESQIPMPPLGMGNGEEYGISEEEEEDEEDEARRRGPAVLSQVQLSEDEESEEFRSIGGDSDLDSDNSFVENQK, from the exons ATGTCTGACTCTGACAGTGACGAGGACCAAGATCGTCCTTTCTCCATCACCGGCTTCCTCTTTGGAAACATCAACGAAGATGGACAGCTGGAGGACGACAGTGTCTTAGACAAT GAATCCAAAAAGCATCTGGCTGGTTTGGGTACTCTGGGTCTGGGCTCACTCATCACAGATATTACtgctgaggaagatgatgatcaagaggaaaacagagacCCTGATAGTGTGGATGAAGAAG GTTGGGTGAAAAGCACTGAAGATGCAGTGGACTATTCTGACATCACTGAGGTGGCTGAGGATGAGACGAGGAAGTACCGTCAGGCCATGGGGTCTTTGCAGCCCTGCAGGCAAACAG ATGATGAGGATGACTATGATGCAGACTGTGAGGATATTGATTCTAAGCTCATGCCTCCTCCGCCACCACCAAGTCTTGCAGCAGCCGCTAAGAAAGATGAGCCATCCCCTCAGACCGCGATTG TCGGGGAAGAGGGTGATGGCATCATCCTGCCCTCCATTATTGCGCCGTCCTCCACGGCTGATAAGGTTGacttcagcagctcctcagacTCTGAGTCCGAAACCGATCGTCCCTGCCAGGAGTCCGGGGATGGAGGGTCCCCAGACAGGCTCACTCTCCCTCTTGCTGGCATCATGCAGAAGGATGCAGCCAAAGCACTGCCAGGTGTCACAGAGCTCTTCCCAGAGTTTAGGCCTGGAAAG GTGCTTAGGTTCTTGCGACTGTTTGGTCCTGGGAAAAGCATGCCGTCCGTTTGGAGGAGTGCCCGCAGGAAGAAGAAGCGGAAGCACCGGGACCATCAGCCTGGTACGCCTCCTCCAGAAGGAGAACCCACAGAGCAAAGCCAGGAGAAGAAGTCTGGGTGGATATATGAGTATGCCAACGCTCCACCACCAGAGCAGTGTCTCTCTGATGATGAG ATAACCATGATGGCTCCAGTGGAATCTAAGTTCTCACAGACTTGTGGTGATGgggacaaagagacagagtcTCGGCCGAAAGTAGCAGAATGGAGATATGGTCCAGCCCAGCTCTGGTACGACATGCTCGGCGTCCCAGAGGACGGAAGCTATTTCAACTATGGGTTCAAGCTAAAAGAAAAGCAGTCCAGTGAGCCTCAGAAGCAGGACACACCCAAAGAAATTTCAGAGCCTTCTCAAGAG TTTCAAAGGCAAGAAGACGATAATGATGATAACGATGatcaagagaaaaacagagcagacCCTGAGAACGAGCTCTTCCTGATGGTCACTCAGCTGCAATGGGAAGACGACATCATCTGGAACGGGGAAGACATAAAACACAAGGGCACCAAGACTCAGCGAGCTAGCCTTGCGGGATGGCTACCCTCTAGTATGACCCGCAATGCCAATGCTTACAATGCTCAGCAGG GTCTGACTAGAAGCAATTCGCAGTTGGTGCCACCTCTACCTCCCCCCATGCCGAAAGTTTCTTCAATCTCTGGCTCCAAGCGGGAAAAGAATAGTCATGATATTCATG CCTTCCACGAAGATGATTGTCCCTGGTTCTCCATTTTTCCTATTGACAATGAAGAGTTAGTGTACGGACGCTGGGAGGACAACATCATCTGGGATGACCAGGAGATGGATTACCTGCTCTCGCCACCAGTTCTCACACTGGATCCAAATGATGAGAATATTATTCTTG AGATTCcagatgaaaaggagaaaacGATGTCTCACTCCCcatcaaaagaaaataagaaggAAACGGCAATCAAAAAGAGCCGCATCCTGCTGGGGAAGACCGGGGTGATAAAAGATGAGCCACAGCAG AACATGTCCCAGCCTGAAGTGAAGGACCCGTGGAACCTCTCCAATGACGAGTTCTACTATCCCAAACAGCAGGGCCTGAGGGGGACCTTTGGTGGAAACATCATCCAG CACTCCATCCCGGCGCTTGAGCTCAGGCAACCCTTCTTCCCCACTCACATGGGGCCCATGAAGCTGCGGCAGTTCCATCGACCGGCTCTGAAGAAGTACTCATTTGGAGCAGTGGCTCAGCCGGGTCCTCACCCTGTCTCGGCACTGCTCAAACAAATCAAGAAGAAAGCCAAG ATGAGAGAGCAGGAACGTCAGGCTTCAGGAGGAGGGGACATGTTCTTCATGAGAACGCCCCAAGACTTGACTGGCAAAGATGGAGACCTGATCCTGGCTGAGTACAGTGAAGAATACTCCCCTCTCATCATGCAAGTAGGCATGGCAACCAAAATCAAAAACTACTACAAAAGG AAACCTGGAAAGGATCCTGGAGCTCCTGACTGTAAATATGGAGAGACCGTGTACTGCCACACATCTCCTTTCCTTGGCTCTCTGCATCCGGGACAGCTGCTCCAG GCATTTGAAAACAACCTTTTCCGTGCACCAATCTACCTGCACAAGATGCCAGAGACTGATTTCTTGGTGCTACGGACGCGCCACGGCTACTACATCAGAgagattgtggacatcattgtGGTTGGTCAGGAGTGCCCCTTGTTCGAGGTTCCTGGGCCAAACTCGAAACGAGCCAATACCCACATCAGAGATTTCCTTCAG GTGTTCATTTATCGCTTGTTCTGGAAGAGCAAGGATCGGCCACGCAGAATCCGCATGGAGGATATAAAGAAAGCTTTTCCCTCACACTCAGAGAGTAGCATCAGGAAACGACTTAAACTCTGTGCCGACTTCAAAAGAACAG GGATGGACTCTAACTGGTGGGTGCTGAAGCCTGACTTCAGATTAcccacagaagaagagatacGAGCCATGGTGTCTCCAGAGCAGTGTTGTGCTTACTACAGCATGCTGGTGGCAGAGCAGAGACTCAAG GATGCTGGGTATGGTGAGAAATCCTTCTTTGCTCCAGAGGAAGAGAACGAAGAGGATTTTCAGATGAAGATTGATGATGAG GTGCGGACAGCTCCGTGGAACACAACAAGAGCGTTCATTTCTGCCATGAAGGGGAAATGTCTGCTGGAGGTTACAGGTGTGGCCGATCCTACCGGCTGCGGGGAGGGTTTCTCCTACGTCAAAGTTCCCAACAAGCCCACTCAACAAAAG GATGACAAAGAGCCGCAGCCCGCCAAGAAGACGGTGACGGGGACAGACGCCGACCTCAGGAGACTCTCGCTGAAAAACGCCAAGCAGCTGCTGCGCAAGTTTGGTGTTCCAGAGGAAGAA ATCAAGAAGCTCTCTCGCTGGGAGGTAATTGACGTGGTGAGGACCATGTCCACAGAGCAGGCACGTTCAGGGGAGGGACCCATGAGCAAATTTGCCCGAGGGTCCCGTTTCTCTGTGGCTGAACACCAGGAGCGCTACAAGGAGGAGTGCCAGAGGATCTTTGACCTGCAGAACAA GGTATTAGAATCGACAGAGGTGCTCTCCACAGACACaggcagcagctcagcagaagACAGTGACTTTGAGGAAATGGGGAAGAACATCGAGAACATGCTGCAGAACAAAAAGACCAGCTCCCAGCTTTCCCgcgagagggaggagcaggagaggaaggagctgcagaggatgcTTATGGGCGAGGAGAGTGACCGGGACCACAAGGGACGCAAGGAGCGGCGGAAAGGCTTGT cCAGTTCCTTGTCCACCGGCTCACACAAGGATGATGACACGTCCTCTGTCACAAGCCTGAACTCCGCGGCCACAGGAAGGAGGCTCAAAATCTATCGCACCTTCAGGGATGAAGATGGCAAGGAATATGTCCGCTGTGAGACAGTACGGAAGGCTTCAGTCATTGACGCCTACACCAGGATAAGAACCACCAAGGATGATGATTTCAT AAAAAAGTTCGCCCTCTTCGACgagcagcacagagaagagATGAGGAAGGAGCGCAGACGAAttcaggagcagctgaggagactGAAGAGAAACCAAGAGAAGGACAAGATCAAGGGTCCTCCAGAGAAGAAGGCCAAGAAGGTCAAGGAGAGACCAGACCTCAAGGTTAAA CTAAAGTGCGGCGCGTGTGGAGCCATAGGACACATGAGGACCAACAAGTTCTGCCCACTGTACTATCAGACCAACGCACCACCTTCTAACCCAGTTGCCATGacagaggagcaagaggaggagctggaaaagaCAGTTATCCACAACGACAACGAGGAACTGATCAAGGTGGAGGGCACCAAGATCGTCCTGGGCAAACAGCTCATTGAGAG TGCTGATGAGGTGCGCAGGAAGTCCTTAGTGCTCAAGTTCCCCAAACAGCAGCTCCCaccaaagaagaagagacgTGTCGGCAGCGCTGTGCACTGTGACTATCTTAAC AAACCACACAAGGCCATCCACCGCAGACGCACTGACCCCATGGTGACCTTGTCCTCGGTACTCGAGAGCGTCATCAATGACATGCGGGATCACCCCAGC ACATACCCGTTCCACACACCAGTAAATGCTAAGGTGGTGAAGGACTACTACAAGATCATCACTCGGCCCATGGACCTGCAGACGCTGAGGGAGAATGTACGCAAACGAATGTACCCATCAAGGGACGAGTTCCGTGAAGCAGTGGAGCTCGTAGTCAAAAACAGTGCCACTTACAATG GGGCAAAGCATCCGATAACGCAGGTGGCCCAGTCCATGCTGGACCTGTGCGATACCAAACTGAAAGAG AAGGAGGACAGACTGGTGAGGCTGGAGAAAGCCATCAACCCTCTGCTGGATGACGACGATCAGGTGGCCTTCTCGTTCATCCTGGACAATATCGTAACCCAGAAAATGATGGTGGTTCTCGAT TCATGGCCGTTCCATCATCCTGTAAACAAAAAGTTTGTACCGGATTATTATAAGGTCATTGTAACCCCTATGGATCTGGAGACCGTTCGCAAG TACATCTCCAAACACAAATACCAGAACCGAGAGTCCTTCCTCTCAGATGTCAGTCTCATCCACGCCAACAGTATCAAGTACAACG GTGCAGAGAGTCCGTACACAAATACAGCCCTGGAGATCGTCAACGTGTGCAAGCagaccttggcagag tATGATGAGCACTTGACCCAGTTGGAGAAGGACATCTCGACGGCTAAGGAGGCAGCTCTGGATGCTGCAGACTTGGAGTGTCTGGACCCAATGACTCCTGGACCTTACACACCGCAG GGACGCCACATGAGACGACctggagaggaggagtcagATGTGGACATTGAAGGCtttgaggaggaagatgatggaaAACCCAAGACTCCTGCTCCG GCAGAGGACGCTGAAGGAGATCTGGAGGACGAAGACGACGACGAGGACATGTTGCTGGACCCTCGCAGGCGGCTGCACGACCACGAGCATGAAGAGGAGTATGAAGACGATGAGGGAGAGGACGGGCGATCGAATCGCCCCGCCCAAGCCAGCGTCCTGTACCAGGACCTGCTCATGTCTGACGGAGAGGATGACGCCAGcgaagaggagggagacaacCCTTTCTCCT CCATTCAGCTGTCCGAGAGTGGTAGTGACTCCGACAGAGAGGTGGACGTTCGACCTGCACCTCCACGCAGAGCTCAAGATACTGCACGCATGGgaatggagcaggaggagagcatGATGTCGTACGACGGGGACGGGCCTGATGTGCCTCACATGGAAGACAGCAACGTCAG TTTCGGCAGCTATGAGGAGACGGAGAGCCAGATTCCGATGCCGCCCTTGGGCATGGGAAATGGAGAAGAATATGGCatcagcgaggaggaggaggaagatgaagaagatgaggcACGCAGGAGAGGCCCAGCCGTGCTCTCCCAGGTCCAGCTCAGTGAGGACGAGGAGAGTGAAGAGTTCCGATCAATCGGGGGAGACAGCGACCTGGACTCTGACAACAGTTTTGTTGAAAATCAGAAATAG